The Mesomycoplasma ovipneumoniae ATCC 29419 genome segment TAATTTTCTTCTGATCATACAACTCAGGATGTATAAAAACTTCATTAATTGATACCGACATTTTATTTACCCCATTTTTCAAATATTAAATATTATACCAGAAATTACTGGTATTTTATCTATTTTTTTTAAATTATATAAAAATTAGATTAAAATCCCAAATTTCACAGTTTGATGAAATAATCTTAAAAAAGTGTCCGGTTTTTAACTTTTCTGGCAAACTCAGGAAAAATAACTATCAATGCAAAAACACTAAATTTTAAATCTAACACTCGCGAAAGAAAAATCTACTTATTAATCAAATAAAATAAACTAAAAAAGCTATAATTTTTACCTTAAAAAGCAAAATTATGAAATTTCTAAACTACTTTTTTAGTTTAAAACACTGGCAAAAATCAATTTATGATAAAATGACAAAAATCATAAAAAAATACAACTACTATTTAAACTCAATGGAAATAGAAAACTCGTTTTTATTTACATCGAGCCTAAAAAAATATATGAAGTTTTGAAAGAACAATAATCAAAAGCATTAAATTTATAGATTTCTAAACGGGTAAATTTAAGGCATTCCATCATATTAAAAATATAATGGATAATTCGCAATGTCTGACTTTTTTAGACAAAAAACATAATCAAGTCCCCCTTAATTCAATGTCAAAATTTATTAATTTATTCTTAGTGAGAGTTATTATAACATAATTTTTTCTTAGACCAAACATTTTTTTTTTTTTTTGCAAAATCTTAATTTTAAAATAATAAAAATTAAAGTTTTAGGTCAAAAAAACCCATATTTACCGGTATTTTTTCATATTTAGATTCACTAAAAAGTGAATTTTTGCCATCAAACTGTCAAACTCAGGTATTTCCTGAGTTTCCCAGTTTCATAAGGTAATTTTAAAAAAGCATCTGGTTTTAGGTACTTTTTTAAGTTTTTCGGTAAAAGTTAATAACAATTTTTTTACTGATTTATTAACACATCATAGTAAAAATCATACCTATTTCAAATATTCGGATCACTAGGAACACCATCTCGATTTTTAAATATCATTTGCTGATCTAAAGTGTTAAATTCGACCCTTTGTCTTAATTTTTGCAACATCGTTACTAAACTAACCTCAGTTAATTGATTGTTTTGAAATAACTTGTTATCACTAATATGTTTGTTGATTTTAAATATTATAGTTTTTAAAATAACTAGTGAGATAAAACACAAAAGTGTATGAGCTAGAATGTGCTCGTCAATTCTTAAAAATACGAGTAGAATATTCAACAAACCTTTTAGACTTCTAAAATTAGCTTCAATATTCCACTGTTTTTGGTATTTTTCAACTATGTCTAAGACATTTGAATTTAGTATATTTGTTTCATAAACATAGTAACCATCAAATTGTTTGTCTTTGTCAATTTTACTTTGATCTAATTCAAATTTCATGTTTGAAATTTCCTTAAAATATTTAGGTTTTTTGCCAAACAATTTGTTTACTTCAATAAAACCATCTTTATTTTGCTTTTTAATAAAACTTTCGATTTGCTCTTCGCGAGCTTTGCTGTCTTTTATCGCTCTTTTTTGCACTGTAAGTAATAATTCTTCTTCTAATATTTTCGGTGTATCTTTTATTCTTATAAGATGAATAAAATTCTTCTTTTTATACTTAAAATCCGCACTTACATTAACATAATCGCTTGGATCTAGTAAATAATTTTTGAATTTTTGAGTTCCTACCTTTGCACGATAAGAAATAATGAAATTATAGTTTCTTGATTCAAGAAATCGAATATTTGCGGCAGTTGACATGCCACGATCAGCGATTATTGTCATATTTTTGATATTATATTTGGATTCAACATCTAATACAAAAGGGATTAATGTACTAGAATCGCCGGTATTTCCTTTAAAAACTTTAATATGAAAAGGAATACCATTTTTATCACACGCTAAGCCAATGACAATTTGGTCTTCTTTGAATTTAGCATCTTTAGAATAACCAGGAATTCTTAATCCATTTCTTTCAAATGTCTCAAAATAGACTGTTGATGAATCAAAATAAAATTCACTGTCCCTTTTTCCAAGTTCGCTTATAACCATTTTGTTGACACTATTTAAAAGTTGATTTTGTGACTCATAGACAAGATCTAAAAGTCTATAAAAGCTATTTTTGGAAGTATTTATTTGATTTGAGTAGTCATCCTTTTTATCAAAAGCATTAATAATGCTGCCAGGATCAGTGATCCGTTTTGAAATTAAGTAGTTAAAAATTTCCTTCATATTTTTATGTCTACTTTTAGGAAGTGATTCAAAAAATATTGTGCTTTTCAATAAGTTTTTTCAATTAATTCCCCGCCAACAAAAACCGAACCTTCTGATTATGCTTGAATTTTTAATAGAATCAAGTAAAATAGCCTTGACTTTATCTTTGTCATCTAAATTTGAAAACAATTTCAATTTTTCTTTGATAATTTGAACAGCATTTGGATTAATTTTTTCCAAATTCCGCTCATTTCCTAAACTAAATCAACGTTTTGGATCTTTGGAATAACCTTGTGTTCAGCCAACATATTTATATGGTTTATCTTTTGAAGATCCTCAAACACTAAATAAAAACAAATTTTGTTTTTTCATAATGTATAATTATACCATAAAATTACTTAAAATGCTACCAAATGCTACCAATTAAAATTAAGGTTTTACATTCAAAAAGCACCGATTTACGGGTCTTTTTTCATATTTATATTCACTAAAAAGTGAATTTTTGCCTTCAAACTGGGAAACTCGGGATATTTACCGGTATTTTTTCATATTTAGATTCACTAAAAAGTGAATTTTTGCCATCAAACTGTCAAACTCAGGTATTTAGCCCATTTTCCAAATATTAAAAAATATACCAGAAAATACTGGTATTTTATTTATTTTTTTAATTTCAATAAAAATTAGACTAAAAATATAGATCCTAAAAATTATTGCTTTCCGTCTTCTGCAGTTACAAAATTAACTTTAATATTTTCAACATCAAAAGCAAACTGGAAAGAATTTCCTGATCCGGCCCTAATTCGGTTGATAGTTCAGAAAGTATCGACCTCCATAACTGGAATAATTGGCGCAAATTCACGAATTATTTTTTCAAAAACTAGCACAAATTCAAAAACTCTGTTCTGAGTTCAGCCTTCTTGTTTTTCTTTGTGTGTAAAAATTGCATTGAAAAATGAGTCAATTCTGTTGTTATATTCGTCTAGGGGCTCAGAAAATTCTGGCACTAAAATTGGCTTATTATTATAATCAGTTGCAGGAATTTTTTGTTCCTTGTCAAGGTAGACTTGTTTAAAAATCGGCTTTCCTTGGGCATCAAGTTTCAATTTTCGGGTGATTAGTTCTTCAAATTTCTTTAAAAAAATGTCAGAAATCTCGAGTCTTTTTGCAATTTCAGCTCTTTGCTGAGGTGAAATTTGATTTCACATTTTCCAGTAAGTCATTGAAGAGGCCGGATTAGACTCAAGTCCTGAAAATTTATTATCACTTGGCGAAATTTCATCTGTGTTGAAAAACGCTTTTATATATGAATGAGGTTGAGAACCACCGATATTGAAAAAGTCAAAGTTTTTCATTGTCAAATCAAAGTCACCAGTTGAAAGTCTTTGTTGGTAAATTCCATCAGGAAGTCTAACAGGGTCAATTTCGATAAAATTATTGGTATTTCGGGCTAGAATGTCCTGCAGTCCAATAGCAACTTTTTCTTCGGCATCATCTTTATAAATAAAAGTTAGTTTAACCTTTTCAACATTAGGATTATTCTTTTTAAATCTTTCAAGGAAAAATTTTGAAGTCTGCGGACTATAAGATGAATCGACTCTTGGGACAGATTCAAATCAAACCCCTTTTGCTAAATGTGAGCCATAATTTTGGGCTAAAACTGGAAATTCAACTTGTTTTCCGTTTGAATCTAGAAATTCTGAACGGTAGTTTCTGTTTTCCAAAAAGGTCTCCAAAGGATAGCCCCGAGAAGTTAGTATACTATCAAAATTAGTTCAAGTTGTCTGTGGAAAAGAGTGGTCAAGACCGTATAAATTCAGTAAATCAATCCGATTTATGCCATAAAGAATCGCTTTTCGCAGATCTGAATCTTGAAGGTAAGATTTTCCTTTTTTGACATTATCTAAATTAACTTGGATTCCAATTGTACCATATCCGGTTTGTTTTTCCATGTATCTTCTTGTTCTTTCTTCAGATCAGAATTTAGACTGAAAAGTTGAAGGAATTTTGGTTTTTGCAATGTAACCATCAAGGAAAAGTGACGATAAAAGTTCGGGTTGTTCGGCAAAAAAGACTTTAATTTTATTAGGAATGGTTTTATCTGATGAATAATAACCTTGTCTTTTTGTTAGAATCATTGAACCTTGAGACCCTAAATTAAGTTCAGAAATATCAAAAGGACCATTAATTAAAAATTTTGAAAGATCGGTTCCAAAATTATTAATCCCGCCAGCTTCAATCTCGACAAATTCCCGATTTATTGGGAAAATTATATCAGGATGAATTATCTGTCTAAACAAGTTAATGAATTTTTTTGCCGCTGAGTCTTCAAATTGGATCCGGAGTCCATATTCATCTCCGGGCAGAAAATCGTATCTTGGAATCAAATTAGGACCGTCAAAAACTTGTGAAGGATCTAAAAATGGATTTTTTGTCAGTTTTATTACTGATCTTTGGTTGTTTTGAACAACGTTAATTTCGGTTGAATTAGCACTAAAATTTGGATTTAGTGATAAATTAGCCTGAACTAGTTCAACAACTTCCTTGTTTGTCATTTGTTCAAAAATTTGACCTGTATACATTCCAAAATTTCTTGCATTTTCTTTAAATTGTCCGACATATTCTTCATCACCAGAGTTTTGAGATTCAAAGACTTTTTGGTTAAAATCAAGACTGACTTTGCCAGTTTTTTCATCTTTTACATATCTTTTTTGACCAAAAGGATTTAGATAAGGATTTCCAAATTTTGAGACATAATCTTGTTGGAGCGAGATCATTTTTTGGGCATTTTTAATATTTAGTGAAAGAACTTTGACTAAATTAGGGGATGCAACATTAATATTTAGTACATACAAAATATAGTCAATAAAATTTTGGGCAATAACAGGTTGATTATTTGCTCATTTTGAGGCACCTTTATTGAGAAAAATTGAAGTTGAGACAATTGACTGCGAAGAATTTTGAATTCCAACAAAGGATTTTGCTCCTCCACTTGAGGGTGCAACTGAACCAAGAGCCAGTCCAAAATCACTAATTGTAAAAGAAGAACCATCCGGAGTAATACCTGCTGGGTTTTGCAGTATTTCATCACCGACCGTGCTTTGAAGATTTGTATTATAAAGCTCAAAGGAAATTGCCGGTAAATTTAATTTTGCCCCATATGAATTTGAAGCAGATGGACCTGGTTTTACAAAAGATTCAACTAAAGAATTAAGAATTTGGTGGGAAGAATTATTTTTTACGTAATTTAAAGTGTTAATTGTTGTTGTTGAAACTCCAAAGTCAAATTCTTGACGATTTCTTTCAAGAGCAGAAGCACATGAGAGCAAGAAAAAAGTTGGAACTACAACAAAAGAGTTTAAAATTAGTAACTTTTTAATTTTTTTCATATTAAGTCCTATTTAAATTGAGGTCGAATTACAAGGAATGATTGATTTTCTTTTTGTTCAATGTATGTTGGGGCTAAATTAAAATTTTTACCATTTTCAGCAAGATATTTTGACTTACCTAATGTAAATAATCCTTCAATTTCATGCCTGTTTTGGTCTGAAAAGTAAATTCTGAATTTTTTTAGACCCTCAGCACCTGGTCTTAGAAGCGCATTTTTAAACTCACCAATAATTGACCAAGATGAAATTCAAGAACTATATCCTTCATCTTTTAGCGTCCATTTTGTTGATAAGTCAGCCTGTTTTTTTAAGTAAAAAATGTTGTTTGTGTCATTACTTGCTAATTTAATGTAGAATTTTTGGGCTGTTTGTTCATCCTCAAGAGTTAAATATTTAGCTTTAGCAGCATCTTCATTTTTTAAAAAGCCTCAAAAAGCAACCCTGTCTTGTTTTGAATCACGTCAAATTCCTGAAAGAGATCTTTGGCCAACACCTTGAGTTTTAAGAGAATAATACCAAAAAGCTTCAGGTCTGTTTGTAACTTTTTCACCTTTTAAGTTAGTTATTCTTATTGTATTATCCTCAACAGGTTCAAGATTGTCATCATACAATTCTCAATTTAAAACTTTTCTTTGGAAGCGATCTTTGAAAAACCCGTTATTTGTAGAGACATTTTGGTTAATATAACCATTTCTTCAACGGAAATTACCAACAACAGGTTGAATATTTCCATCACTATATTTTTTTGAATCAGCAAGCTCGCCTTTGTAAGCTGAAAGCACACGAGATAATTCAACTGAAATTTGGGCAAAAATTTCATCTTTTTGGGTTTTATATTTGTTTTTAATTTTCTGAATTTTTTCCTGGTTTTCAATATTAGCTAAAGTTTGATCAATGAATTTTTCAGGTTTAGGTTGACTTTCTATTTCATCAATTTCTTGTTGTTCTTTCTGGCTAATTACAAAAGATTGATTATAAAGTTCCTGATCTTGGGCTTTTTTGAAAGTTTCAGTTAAATTTTTGTATAAAGAATTTAAATTTTCTGAATTTTTTGAAGTTACATTATTAGTTAGGAAAAAATTAGTAAAAGGACTAACTAAAGTTTGTGAATATCCCTGGGCAATATCAAAAGCTGGGATGAAATTTTTAATCCATTTTCTTGTATAAATTGCATCAACAAAATACTCATTACCAGTGTTAGATTCGGAAATATTTTTAAAACCAGGCATAATATTATCAAGCGTTTTGTCACTTGGAGAATAATGAATTTGGACAAAATCTCTTGTTAAAGATTCAGGGAAATTATAGACATAATTACTGAAAAAATCATCTGGTTTTGTTTCAAATCTTGCTGAATTTTTTGCACGGAACCATGAAAGTTCAAGGTCTGAGTTCATTCGCTGAAATTGCTGAATTCGACTATCTCTGCTAAGTGAATAGTCAACAAAGGTTTTTGTCCCTACTAAGTATTGCAATTTGAACAAATCCAAGTCCTTTGCCTCTATTTTTGCTTGACTTAAAAAGTCCTTAAGTCATTTAAAAACTTCTGATTTTTCTGGATCATTTAAATTTGAATTAACAAATGATTCATCATCTAAAACTAATGAATTTGTTTGGTCATATCCTGCAAAAGTCAATCATGCAATTTTAATTTTATCATTAATGTCTGTAAGTTTACCAAATTTGGTTGCCGGTAAATTTGTCTGTGTTTTTCGAGCAAAATTTTTAAACCCCATAAATCCAACAGATGATAAAAATAGGTGATCAATATTTTTATTATCAATTTTTACATTTTTGATCAACAAGTTTAGAGTTGATTGTTCAAAGGCTTCCATCAAATTATTTGCAAAATTTTGTAAATTTTGTTGCAATTCTTCTTCAGAAATTTCAAAAATTGACAATAATTTTTGAAATTTTGAGTCAAATTTTTCGCCTTTAGTTCATTTAGGCGCTGAATTTTCAGTTTGATTTTCTTTTAATTTGAATTTTTCAGACAATTTATTAAAACTATATTTGTAAAGGTCAAACTTAGAATTTACATAGTCAAAATTTCAATCTCTAACAAATTCGCCTTCAGCTTTTTTTGAAATTTTAAGTGCAAATGGATCAATTGAAATAAACTCTAAAAAATCTGAAA includes the following:
- a CDS encoding IS1634 family transposase → MKKQNLFLFSVWGSSKDKPYKYVGWTQGYSKDPKRWFSLGNERNLEKINPNAVQIIKEKLKLFSNLDDKDKVKAILLDSIKNSSIIRRFGFCWRGINWKNLLKSTIFFESLPKSRHKNMKEIFNYLISKRITDPGSIINAFDKKDDYSNQINTSKNSFYRLLDLVYESQNQLLNSVNKMVISELGKRDSEFYFDSSTVYFETFERNGLRIPGYSKDAKFKEDQIVIGLACDKNGIPFHIKVFKGNTGDSSTLIPFVLDVESKYNIKNMTIIADRGMSTAANIRFLESRNYNFIISYRAKVGTQKFKNYLLDPSDYVNVSADFKYKKKNFIHLIRIKDTPKILEEELLLTVQKRAIKDSKAREEQIESFIKKQNKDGFIEVNKLFGKKPKYFKEISNMKFELDQSKIDKDKQFDGYYVYETNILNSNVLDIVEKYQKQWNIEANFRSLKGLLNILLVFLRIDEHILAHTLLCFISLVILKTIIFKINKHISDNKLFQNNQLTEVSLVTMLQKLRQRVEFNTLDQQMIFKNRDGVPSDPNIWNRYDFYYDVLINQ
- a CDS encoding ABC transporter substrate-binding protein yields the protein MKKIKKLLILNSFVVVPTFFLLSCASALERNRQEFDFGVSTTTINTLNYVKNNSSHQILNSLVESFVKPGPSASNSYGAKLNLPAISFELYNTNLQSTVGDEILQNPAGITPDGSSFTISDFGLALGSVAPSSGGAKSFVGIQNSSQSIVSTSIFLNKGASKWANNQPVIAQNFIDYILYVLNINVASPNLVKVLSLNIKNAQKMISLQQDYVSKFGNPYLNPFGQKRYVKDEKTGKVSLDFNQKVFESQNSGDEEYVGQFKENARNFGMYTGQIFEQMTNKEVVELVQANLSLNPNFSANSTEINVVQNNQRSVIKLTKNPFLDPSQVFDGPNLIPRYDFLPGDEYGLRIQFEDSAAKKFINLFRQIIHPDIIFPINREFVEIEAGGINNFGTDLSKFLINGPFDISELNLGSQGSMILTKRQGYYSSDKTIPNKIKVFFAEQPELLSSLFLDGYIAKTKIPSTFQSKFWSEERTRRYMEKQTGYGTIGIQVNLDNVKKGKSYLQDSDLRKAILYGINRIDLLNLYGLDHSFPQTTWTNFDSILTSRGYPLETFLENRNYRSEFLDSNGKQVEFPVLAQNYGSHLAKGVWFESVPRVDSSYSPQTSKFFLERFKKNNPNVEKVKLTFIYKDDAEEKVAIGLQDILARNTNNFIEIDPVRLPDGIYQQRLSTGDFDLTMKNFDFFNIGGSQPHSYIKAFFNTDEISPSDNKFSGLESNPASSMTYWKMWNQISPQQRAEIAKRLEISDIFLKKFEELITRKLKLDAQGKPIFKQVYLDKEQKIPATDYNNKPILVPEFSEPLDEYNNRIDSFFNAIFTHKEKQEGWTQNRVFEFVLVFEKIIREFAPIIPVMEVDTFWTINRIRAGSGNSFQFAFDVENIKVNFVTAEDGKQ